A segment of the Acidimicrobiales bacterium genome:
CCCTTCCCCGTCCACGACGACTCCCTGACAGGAGCACACGATGTCTGATCCACGAAACCCCCTCCGGGCCGAACGGCTCTCCCACCCCCACCGACGGGCGGTCATCGCCGTCGTCGGGGCGGTGCTGCTGGTCGTGTCGGCGCTGGGCTCGACGCTCGGCGCGCAGGCCGAGCCGGTCCCACCCCCGGGCGTCTCGATCTCGCTGAACGGCCGACCGATGGGCGGGGAAGGCGGCAAGCTCAGCGGCTGCGTCCTCTCCGTCGACGTCGCCGGACTCGAGCTGGATGCCGACCCCGCCACCGAGATCGCGGTGACGGTCGACGCCATGGGACCGACGGTGCCGGAAGGGACCGACGCCACGCTGGTCGACGACACGGCGACCACGACGGCGACGACCTGGGACCGCGCCTACGACATGACCGCCCTGGTCGAGCCCTACGAACCGAAGCCCAACGGCTACCACCTCCGGGTCCGGGTCGCCATCAACGGCGTCACCGCCGGCGAGGCGACGGTCTGGCTCGGCTGCGGAGCAGCCCAGACGGGCTCGCCGTCACGCCTCGTGTTCGCGGTGGCGTGGCAGGCGGCGGACGGGACCGTCCTCCCCGCGCCACCCGTCGGCCTGCCTCCCGGGTGGGAGGCGGCGTTCGGGCTCGACGCCTCGGTGAGCATGGGACCGAGGGGGACCGCCCGCTGCACCTACGCCCCCGGGAGCGGCCTCCTGACCTGTGAGTACGACAACCCGGGTCACGGTGGCGGGAAGCCCGGGCTGGTCCTGCCCGGTAACCCCCGGGCCGAGTACACCGTCGCCGTCGAGGGCGCCCCGACCGGTTGGGCGGTCGACCCCGCCACGATCGGGACCTTCCTCGGTCGCGACACCTGCCCTCGCGGCGGGGACGAGGGCGGGCACGAGGGCGGGCACGAGGGCGAGGTCTCGACCGCTGCCGCCGAGGAGGGCGGGCACGGGGAGGGCGGGCACGGCGGGTGCACCCACACCGTGCTCCTCGTCGAGGAGCCGCCGGCACCACCCGACGACGAGCCGGCCCCACCGCCGACGCCCGGACCCGAGACGCTGGGCGCCGGCGCCGCGGCCCAACCCGTGACCGCATCGGCCCGCTTCACCGGCTGACGTGCAGTCGCCCGGGCAGCCCGGTCCACCGGCTGACCTGCAGTCGGTGGACCCGGGCGGTGGGGCACCCGCGAACTGTTGCGTGGTCAGCTCGCCCAGGCGAGCTGACCACGCAACAGAACAGGGCATCCGGCCCCGACGGTCGGATGCCACGCGCTCCGAGTGGCGAGGAGACCACATGAAGTGGGTGTGGCCGGGAAATCCGGCGGCGACGGCGAGAATGCGGACGACCGTCCTTCCCTTTCGGCCGCCGAGACGGAATACTTCCGGGCGGGCGGAGACCTCGGGAGCCGTTCGCGCCCCCACCCGACGTTGAGGACCCCTGCGTGATCGACATCACCTCACCCCAGCTCATCCTCGAGCCGGCCGAGCTCCCCGACCTCGCGCCGATGATCCACCGGCAGCGCCTCGTCATCGAGGGCCGCGTCGATCACGCCATCACCGCCGAGATGGTCTCGACCTACCTCACCGAGCTGTCCGACGTGCTCGAGATGACCACCCTGCTGGAGCCGACCACCCACCGGTCCGACGCCTACGGCTGGGCGGGATGGATCCACTGGGAGACCTCCGGCGCCCACTTCTACGCGTGGGAGCAGCCCCTGCGCTTCTTCAGCGTCGACATCTACACCTGCAAGGCGTTCAACGCCCTCGACGCCCTCGACTTCACGGCGGACTTCTTCGACACGTCGGCCTGCGTGGCGAAGGCCTTCTGATGGCCGACCTCCGCGAGCTGGCCGACGACGTGATCACGTCGGCCGGACGCGGGGCCACGCCCTTCGGTCTCTACGTCATCCCCGGCAACGACCCCGCCGCCGACCTCGGCCGCTCGGTCGAGGTCGCGGTGTTCGAGGAGTTCTTCGACAACAGCCCCGAGCTCCTCGAGGCCGAGTACCGGCCCTATGACGACAACTCGCTGTTCCTCGTCGTGCTCGACCACCGCCTCCGGCGCCCCGCCGGGGTCCTGCGCATCCTGCTCCCGCACGGCCCGATCAAGTCCCTCGACGACATCGAGAAGGCATGGGACGAGCGCCCCGACGACGTCATCGCCCGCACCCGCCCCGAGATCGACCGCACCCTGCTGTGGGACATCGCCACCCTCGCGGCCATGCCCGACTACCGGGGGTCGTCGACCAACGGGCTCATCACCCTGTCGCTCTACCAGGGCCTCGCCGTGCTCGGCACGCAGAACGGGATCAAGTGGGTCGTGGCCGTGCTCGACCTCGTCGTGCTCGACCTCATCCAGAAGATGATCTCCCGTCCGTTCCAGCCGTTCCGGGGCCTCGAGCCGCGCCGCTACCTCGACTCCCCGTCGAGCCTGCCGGTCTTCCTCGACGCCGACGACTACCAACCCCGGCTGGCCATCACCGATCCGGCCATGTACGAGATCCTGTTCGAGGGCCGGGGCCTCGAGGCGGCGGTGTCGACGCCCGACTACGCCCGCAGCGCCCACGAAGGCCTCGACGCCGCGATCCTCACGACCGGGGAACCGCGGCGCCTACGAGCCACGGGCTGACCGGACGACTCACCCGGCAAGGCCGGCCCGAACCGGCCCGACCCGGGACGGACCGGTCGAGAGGCCGGTCAGGACGAGACCGAGCGGAGGCGGGGACCGGACGCCGAGCCGATCCGCCGCACGACCTCCACGAGCCCACTCGACGGGACCGCCGGCGAGAACAGGTAGCCCTGCGCCTGCCCGCACCCGAGCTCGGCGAGCTGCTCCGCCTCGGCCTCGGTCTCGACGCCCTCGGCGACGGTGGCGATCTCGAGGGAGTCGGCGATGGCCACGACCGCGGCGACCATGCTCGCCCCCGGTCCCTCACGGTCGAGTGACGCCACGAAGGTGCGGTCGATCTTCACCTCGTCGACGGGCAGGCGACGCAGGTAGGCGAGCGACGAGTAGCCGGTCCCGAAGTCGTCGATCGAGATCTTCACCCCGCACGAACGCAGCGCGGCGAGCTGACCGGAGATGGAGTCCACGTCGCTCATGAGCATCGACTCGGTCAGCTCGAGGCACAGCGACGACGCCGGCACCCGGTGGCGGAGCAGGGCCCGCGCCACGTGGTCGATCATCGAATCGTCGCGCAGCTGGCGCACCGAGAGGTTGACCGAGACGCTCATCATCTCGGGGCGGGCCATCAGGTCGTGCAAGCGCCGGAGGTCGGCGCACGCCTGGTCGACGACCCACGCCCCGATCTCCACGATCATCCCGGTGTCCTCGGCGATCGGGATGAACTTCGCCGGGCTCACCGACCCGAGCGTCGGGTGCTCCCAGCGCAGCAGCGCCTCCATGCCCACCACCCGGCGGTCGCTCAGGCGCAGCTTGGGCTGGTAGTGCACCGCCAGCTCGCCGCGGCCGAGGGCGAGGCGGAGCTCACGCTCGAGCAGCAGACGGGAGGCCACCTGCTCGCGCATCGAGGCATCGAAGGTGACGACGACGTCGCCGCCCTGGCTCTTGGCCTGGTACATCGCGGTGTCGGCGTCGCGCAGCAGCCCCTCGGCGTGGACCGACACCCCCGCGGCGGAGTGCAGCGACAGCCCGAAGCTGGCCGCCACCGTGACCTCGGCCTCCCTGACGGAGAACGGGGTGTGCAGGGCCAGTCGCAGGCCTTCGGCGAGCTCGTGGGCCCGCGTCGCGTCGAGGTCGGCAGCGACGACGACGAACTCGTCGCCCCCGATGCGCCCGACGACGTCGGCAGCCCGGGCATTGCGGTGGAGCCGTTCGGCCACCGCGACGAGGAGCTCGTCGCCCGTCGGGTGGCCCATCGTGTCGTTGACCAGCTTGAAGCGGTCCAGGTCGAGCAGGATCACGGCGACGTCGTGGCCGTCCCCGCGGGTGGGGTCGAGCAGGCGACCGAGGTGCTCCTCGAGGAACACCCGGTTGGGGAGCCCGGTGAGGCTGTCGTGGGTGGCCTGGTACGCGATGCGGTCCTGGGACGTGGCGTGCTGGTGGAGGGCCCGGAAGAGACGGAACGACGCCGTGACGGTCAGCGCCAGGGTGATGCACGCCAGGATCGTGCGCTCACCTCCGTCGGAGGCCGACGACGGCACCAACAGCACCACGGCGGGAACCGACAACGCTGCGGCCACGAAGAAGAGCCTCGCCCGGCGTGGTGCGACCTCGTCGGAGGGGATGACCGCCCCCACCTTGCGCACCGACGGGTGCAGCACCGCTGCGGAGAAGGCGACGAAGGCGAGGACGTAGGCGACGTCGGTGACGTGGCTGGGCAGCTCGACCATCCGGGTGTCGACCAGCATGTAGACGACGTCGCCGACGAGCAGCGCGGACGACGCCACCAGGACCAGGCGGAACGCCAGGGGCGGGCGCCGTGCCGCCGAGAACGCCATGCGGGCCCCCATGGCGACGACGAACACCGAGGCAGCGGGATAGGCGGCCAGGAGGACGCGCAGGCCGAGAGGGGCGTCGGCCTGCGCGAAGGCGGGGATGACCAGGAGCACCCAGGCCAGGGCGAGCACCGCCAGCGCGGCGACGACGGCGTCGAGCACGGCGTCGAGGTCGCCCGTGCGGCCGCGTCGACCGGCCCGGGCCAACCCGGCGAGGGCCACGGCGATGATGGCGTAGCCGGGAAGGATGATGAGATCGGGGACGAGGGAGCGCTGGGCGGAGAGGTCGCCCAGGGTGTCGAGGAGGATCCGCAGCAGCCCCCCGACGAGGAAGAGGGCGAAGGCGCCGAGCACGGCGATCCACGGCCACCGCGGCTCAGGACGGTGGGCGCGCACGCCGTACACGGTGGCGGCGGTGGCCACCACCGCGAACACCGCGAACGTGAACTGGGCCTCGGGGTCGAGCCACCCGACGGCGTGCAGGAGGGCCCAGACGACGCCGACCACGCCCACGCCTGCGGCCAGGCGCGCCGAGGGGACCCCCGACGTCACCTCCGCAGTCGATCCCATCGCGTCTCCTGGCGCTCGGGCGTGGCGTGCTGTGCGGTCGTCAGACCGCTCACCCCGCTTCTTCGGCGGGAGCAGGCCCGGACTTGACCAAATCGGCACGGACGGCCCACGTCTGCCCACGGAGAGTGAGGTCGCGGTGTCCGGGCCCCGCCCCCCGACGGCGCGTCGACCGGAGAGGCGCCTGATTGACTGGTGAGGTGCTCGTCGTCAGGGACCTCGTGGTGGAGATCGGTGGAGCGACCATCCTCGACGGCGCCACCTTCCAGGTCCGCCCCGGCGACAAGGTCGGGCTGGTGGGCCGCAACGGCGCCGGCAAGACCACGCTGTTCACCACCCTCGGCGGGGCGAGGACCGCGAAGGCCGGCACGATCCGTCGGGACGGCGCCACCGGGTACCTCTCCCAGGACCCCCGCCAGGAGGCGGTCCCCGACGACACCCGGGGCCTGGCCCACGTGCTCTCCGGTCGGGGGCTCGACGACGCCGCCAACCAGCTCGAGAAGCTGCGCCTGGCCCTCGAGGAGGACGCCAGCGATCGGAACATCGCCCGGTTCTCCGACGCCCAGGAGCGCTTCGAGAACGCCGGGGGCTACGCCGCCGAGGCCGAGGTCCACCGCCTCGTCGACGGGCTGGGCCTGGCCCCCGACCGGCTCGACCTGGCGATCGGGGCGCTCTCGGGCGGCGAGCGACGGCGCCTCGAGCTGGCCCGCATCCTCTTCGCCGGCAGCGACCTGCTCCTCCTCGACGAGCCCACCAACCACCTCGACGCCGACGCCCGCGACTGGCTCCTGCGCTTCCTGCGCGGCTACCGGGGCGCCCTGATCGTCGTCTCCCACGACCTCGACCTGCTCGACGAGGCCATCACCCGGGTCCTCCACCTCGATCGGGAGGAGGACGACGCCGTCGGCGAGCTCGTCGAGTACAAGGGCACCTACAGCCAGTACCTGCGGGCCCGGGCCCGCGACGAGGAGCGCCTGGCCAAGGTCGCCGAGCAGCAGCGCAGCGAGATCGAACGCCTCTCCCGACAGGCCGACTCGATGCGCGGCCAGACCGCCAAGCGAGCCCGGGTGGCCAAGACCCTCGACCGGCGCGTCGGGCGCCTCGAGGCCGAACGGGTCGACGGGCCGTCGGCCCGGCGCTCGCTCGACCTGCGGTTCCCGGAGCCCCCGTCGACCGGGCGCACGACGCTGACCGCCCGGGGCCTGTGGAAGGGCTTCGGGACCGTCGACGTCGTCACCGACGTCAGCTTCGACGTCGGCCGGGGCGAGCGGCTCCTCATCATGGGCCTGAACGGCGCCGGGAAGACGACGCTGCTCAAGGTCCTGGCCGGCGAGCTCGAAGCGGACATGGGCGAGGTCGAGCTGGGCCTGCGCGTCGATCCCGGCTACTACGCCCAGGAGCACGAGGGCATCACCCCGGGACGCAGCCTGCTCGACCACATGCGCGACCAGGCCGGGCTGGGCGACGAGGCGCTGCGCGGCCTCATGGGCATGTTCGGCCTCTCGGGCGACAAGGCCTTCCAGGACGCCGGCACCCTCTCGGGCGGCGAGAAGACCAAGCTGGCGCTCGCCCAGCTCGTGGCCGGCCGGCACAACCTGTTGCTGCTCGACGAGCCCACCAACAACCTCGACCCGATGTCGCGGGAGGCGATCGGGGCGGCCCTGGCCCGGTGGCCGGGGACGATGGTCGTGGTGAGCCACGACGTCGAGTTCGTCCGGGCCCTCGACCCCGACCGGACGCTGCTCATGCCCGAGGGACAGCTCGACTACTTCAGCCCCGACATGCTCGAGCTCGTCGAGCTGTCCTGACGGCCGGGCCCCGCCGGCCCGACCGGCGACGACGACACGGACCCGACCCTCAGGGCGACGCCGTCGTCAAGGGGCGACGCTCATGAAGTCGGTGAAGCCCGACGCGTCGTGGCGGCCGATCGTGGAGTGCTCGAACAGGCCCGCGCCGACCTGCCCGTTGCAGCGGGCGATGCCGACGTGGTCGAGCATCCCGAACCCCACGGCAGCGGCGTTGGCCGGGTCGTCGAGGTCGTAGACGGCCCCCTCGACCCATCCCCGGCCGCGCCACTGGCCGTGGGTCCACTGGGGATCGGCCCCGTAGCCGCACCCGGCGGCGAGGGCCACATAGCCCTTGCTCTCGATCTCGACGACCAGCGGGGTGCCGTCGGGCTCGGTGGCGGTGATGGTGGCCCCGGTCGGGATGCGCGTGCCCGACCGGTAGTGGATGTCGTAGCGGGGGTAGCCGAGCGTCTCGACGCCCTTGCCGGACGCCTCGGGCCACACCCGCAGGGCGTCGTTGAGGAACCGGTGCCCGTCGGCGGTCTCCTGGGCGATGAACACCAGCGCGTGGTCCTCCATCCGCAGCGGGCAGTAGAGCCACCAGAACCCGTAGGTGGGGTCGGGCTCGGCGGCGGCACGCCCGGGCGGCTCGGGCTCGCCCACGGGACGGATGCCCCACGAGCGGTCGCGAGTGCCCACCCACTGGTCCGGCGTCACCGTGAACTCCTCACCGGCCACCCGGAGCACCCCCTCCCAGGTGCCGACCTGGGCGAAGCGCTGGGCGTCGAGGATCACCTTGCCGCCGACGCGCATGAGGTGGGGGGACTCGTCGACGGCGGGGTACGAGCCCCGCCAGTGCAGATCCATCGAGAGGCCGTGGTCGTCGGCGTCGCAGACGACGCGGAGCTCCTCGAGGGGCTTGACGACCTCGATCCGGTAGGGGCCGACCGACTGGTCCATCCGGTCGTCGCCGAGGGCGTCGGCCGTGCGCACCACGTGCTGCCGGTTGCCGCGCCGGACACAGGCGAAGGCGTCGATCACCCCGAGGTTCGGGTAGACGCCGAGACCAGTGATGAGGAACACCTCACCGCTGCGGTCGTGGGCGTTGATGTAGCAGCGGTCGTAGAAGTTGCGGTCGCTGGTCGCCGGGTGGGCCAGGGAGAAGGGCGCCTGGTGGAGGGGGTACTCGTCGACGGGGATGGGGGGCACGTTCGCTCCAGTGGGGGTCGCGGGCTGATGGGCTGACACTGTCACAGAACCTGACCGACTCGGACGGTCGGTCCGGGGCCCGGGGGTCAGCGGTCGAGGAGCGCCTCGGCCCACGACGCGCCCTCGGCGAGGCCGGGCAGCACGGCGATCACCTCGGAGGCCACCGTGCGGGTGTAGGTGCCGAGCAGGTCGTGGGCGGCGAGCTCGCGTTGGAGCGGCACGAACTGGGTGAGCGGGTCACGGCAGAAGGCCAGGAACAGCAGGCCGCCGGGGTTCTCGGCCTGCGGGACCCCGGCGGCGAGGTTGTAGCTGCGCCGGTGCAGCGGCCGTCCGGCCGAGGCGCGGTGGGCGACGGCCACGTGCGAGCGGGGGTCGGTCACCGGGCGGCCGTCGGGGCCCTCGGCGTCGAGGTCGAGCGGGGCGG
Coding sequences within it:
- a CDS encoding ATP-binding cassette domain-containing protein, whose product is MLVVRDLVVEIGGATILDGATFQVRPGDKVGLVGRNGAGKTTLFTTLGGARTAKAGTIRRDGATGYLSQDPRQEAVPDDTRGLAHVLSGRGLDDAANQLEKLRLALEEDASDRNIARFSDAQERFENAGGYAAEAEVHRLVDGLGLAPDRLDLAIGALSGGERRRLELARILFAGSDLLLLDEPTNHLDADARDWLLRFLRGYRGALIVVSHDLDLLDEAITRVLHLDREEDDAVGELVEYKGTYSQYLRARARDEERLAKVAEQQRSEIERLSRQADSMRGQTAKRARVAKTLDRRVGRLEAERVDGPSARRSLDLRFPEPPSTGRTTLTARGLWKGFGTVDVVTDVSFDVGRGERLLIMGLNGAGKTTLLKVLAGELEADMGEVELGLRVDPGYYAQEHEGITPGRSLLDHMRDQAGLGDEALRGLMGMFGLSGDKAFQDAGTLSGGEKTKLALAQLVAGRHNLLLLDEPTNNLDPMSREAIGAALARWPGTMVVVSHDVEFVRALDPDRTLLMPEGQLDYFSPDMLELVELS
- a CDS encoding S-adenosylmethionine decarboxylase, with translation MIDITSPQLILEPAELPDLAPMIHRQRLVIEGRVDHAITAEMVSTYLTELSDVLEMTTLLEPTTHRSDAYGWAGWIHWETSGAHFYAWEQPLRFFSVDIYTCKAFNALDALDFTADFFDTSACVAKAF
- a CDS encoding bifunctional diguanylate cyclase/phosphodiesterase codes for the protein MGSTAEVTSGVPSARLAAGVGVVGVVWALLHAVGWLDPEAQFTFAVFAVVATAATVYGVRAHRPEPRWPWIAVLGAFALFLVGGLLRILLDTLGDLSAQRSLVPDLIILPGYAIIAVALAGLARAGRRGRTGDLDAVLDAVVAALAVLALAWVLLVIPAFAQADAPLGLRVLLAAYPAASVFVVAMGARMAFSAARRPPLAFRLVLVASSALLVGDVVYMLVDTRMVELPSHVTDVAYVLAFVAFSAAVLHPSVRKVGAVIPSDEVAPRRARLFFVAAALSVPAVVLLVPSSASDGGERTILACITLALTVTASFRLFRALHQHATSQDRIAYQATHDSLTGLPNRVFLEEHLGRLLDPTRGDGHDVAVILLDLDRFKLVNDTMGHPTGDELLVAVAERLHRNARAADVVGRIGGDEFVVVAADLDATRAHELAEGLRLALHTPFSVREAEVTVAASFGLSLHSAAGVSVHAEGLLRDADTAMYQAKSQGGDVVVTFDASMREQVASRLLLERELRLALGRGELAVHYQPKLRLSDRRVVGMEALLRWEHPTLGSVSPAKFIPIAEDTGMIVEIGAWVVDQACADLRRLHDLMARPEMMSVSVNLSVRQLRDDSMIDHVARALLRHRVPASSLCLELTESMLMSDVDSISGQLAALRSCGVKISIDDFGTGYSSLAYLRRLPVDEVKIDRTFVASLDREGPGASMVAAVVAIADSLEIATVAEGVETEAEAEQLAELGCGQAQGYLFSPAVPSSGLVEVVRRIGSASGPRLRSVSS